In one Gracilinanus agilis isolate LMUSP501 chromosome 6, AgileGrace, whole genome shotgun sequence genomic region, the following are encoded:
- the FRMD8 gene encoding FERM domain-containing protein 8: MEGEGGPGAGPSERSQRSSVSSVGTRVADVLVYLMDDTVVPLAVENVASITAQDLHRTIREALQLPDVAMEAFALWLISPLLEVQLKPKHQPYKVCRQWPDLLFRFTDAPEDDILVDEPSLQFRRNVFFPKRRELQVSHEDVLRLLYEEAKFNVLEVRYPCDAEDCEKLGALVCRLKLGPYRQGQQTACAVKEKLDSFLPAHLCKRPHGLFTAFRSRGPRLVSGEQGLLSAYQEVKEEASGPEAELLTRHYRAYLHKCHELPYYGCAFFCGEVDKPAQGFLHRGGRKAVTVAINLEGVHVIDTKEKHVLLGLRFQELSWDYTCSGEDEHVLWLEFDGESEGTAVNKLLKVYSKQAELMSGLIEYCIELGLPKEPPPPPPDTKVSPSAIPGPPPPAASQRHKLRRQSSVVCSRIQHLATIDYVDDGKEIKRVKPKRTTSFFSRQLSLGPATYAAVQPTDGLEQG, translated from the exons atggaaggtgaggggggCCCGGGAGCGGGCCCCTCGGAGAGGTCCCAGCGCAGCAGCGTGTCCTCCGTGGGAACCCGAG TGGCCGACGTGCTGGTGTACCTCATGGATGACACTGTGGTGCCCCTGGCTGTGGAGAACGTGGCCTCCATCACGGCCCAGGACCTTCACCGCACCATCCGGGAGGCCCTGCAGCTGCCCGACGTGGCCATGGAGGCCTTTGCCCTCTGGCTCATCTCGCCCTTGCTTG AGGTGCAGCTGAAGCCCAAACACCAGCCATACAAGGTGTGCCGGCAGTGGCCAGACCTGCTGTTCCGCTTCACGGACGCCCCCGAGGATGACATTTTGGTGG ACGAGCCTTCCCTGCAGTTCCGAAGGAACGTCTTTTTCCCAAAGCGGAGGGAGCTGCAG GTCAGCCACGAGGACGTGCTGAGGCTGCTGTACGAGGAGGCCAAGTTCAACGTGCTGGAGGTGCGCTACCCCTGCGACGCCGAGGACTGCGAGAAGCTCGGGGCCCTGGTGTGCCGCCTGAAGCTGGGCCCCTACCGCCAGGGCCAGCAGACGGCCTGTGCCGTGAA AGAGAAGCTCGACTCCTTCCTGCCCGCCCATCTCTGCAAGAGGCCTCACGGCCTCTTCACGGCCTTCCGCAGCCGGGGCCCCCGCCTGGTCTCGGGGGAGCAGGGCCTGTTGAGCGCCTACCAGGAGGTGAAGGAGGAGGCGTCGGGCCCGGAGGCCGAGCTGCTGACCAGGCATTACCGGGCCTACCTGCACAAGTGCCACGAGCTGCCCTACTACGg GTGCGCCTTCTTCTGCGGGGAGGTCGACAAGCCGGCCCAGGGCTTTCTGCACCGAGGCGGCCGCAAGGCTGTGACTGTGGCCATCAACCTGGAGGGTGTCCACGTCATCGACACTAAGGAGAAG CACGTCCTGCTGGGCCTGCGCTTCCAGGAGCTGTCCTGGGACTACACGTGCTCAGGTGAGGACGAGCACGTCCTGTGGCTGGAGTTCGACGGGGAGAGCGAGGGCACGGCCGTCAATAAGCTGCTCAAGGTCTACTCCAAGCAG GCAGAGCTGATGAGCGGCCTCATCGAGTACTGCATCGAGCTGGGCCTCCCCAAGGAGCCGCCGCCGCCCCCCCCGGACACCAAGGTCAGCCCCTCGGCCATCCCCGGCCCGCCGCCCCCCGCCGCCTCTCAGCGCCACAAGCTTCGGCGGCAGAGCAGCGTGGTGTGCAGCCGGATCCAGCACCTGGCCACCATCGACTACGTGGACGACG
- the SLC25A45 gene encoding solute carrier family 25 member 45 isoform X3, translated as MPVEEFVAGWISGVLGLMLGHPIDTVKVRLQTQNTYRGVVDCVIKTYRRESAYCLAPFDLIKVRLQNQTEPRTRPGVAPPQYRGPLHCARTILREEGPRGLFRGSWALVLRDTPTLGLYFLTYEALSRWLTSDSKNPGSATMLVAGGFAGIMSWTTATPMDVVKSRMQMDGLKQRQYRGLLDCMVSSARREGPRVFFRGLTLNSARAFPVNAVTFFSYEHLLLLLG; from the exons ATGCCTGTGGAAGAGTTTGTGGCGGGATGGATCTCTG GAGTTCTGGGCTTGATGCTGGGACACCCCATCGACACAGTGAAG GTTCGGCTGCAGACCCAGAACACCTACCGGGGCGTCGTGGACTGTGTGATCAAGACGTACCGCCGGGAGTCA GCCTACTGCTTGGCTCCATTTGACCTCATCAAAGTTCGACTGCAGAACCAGACAGAGCCGCGGACTCGGCCGGGAGTGGCTCCACCCCAGTATAGGGGTCCCCTGCACTGTGCCAGGACCATCCTCCGGGAGGAGGGGCCCCGGGGCTTGTTTCGGGGCTCCTGGGCTCTGGTGCTGAGGGATACTCCTACTCTGggcctctatttcctcacctACGAGGCTCTCAGTCGGTGGCTAACTTCGGACAGTAAGAATCCTG GCTCGGCTACAATGCTGGTGGCTGGGGGCTTTGCGGGGATCATGTCCTGGACCACAGCCACTCCTATGGACGTAGTCAAGTCACGCATGCAGATGGATGGGCTTAAGCAGCGCCAGTACCGGGGGCTGCTGGACTGCATGGTGAGCAGCGCCCGGCGGGAGGGACCGCGGGTCTTCTTCAGGGGCCTGACCCTCAACAGTGCCCGGGCCTTTCCCGTCAACGCTGTGACTTTCTTCAGTTATGAGCATCTCCTCCTGCTCCTGGGCTGA
- the SLC25A45 gene encoding solute carrier family 25 member 45 isoform X2 — translation MPVEEFVAGWISGVLGLMLGHPIDTVKVWGFFKGMSFPIGSVAVVNSVLFGTYSNALHLLSSASHQDRKAQPPHYGLVFVAGSIAGFVQAYCLAPFDLIKVRLQNQTEPRTRPGVAPPQYRGPLHCARTILREEGPRGLFRGSWALVLRDTPTLGLYFLTYEALSRWLTSDSKNPGSATMLVAGGFAGIMSWTTATPMDVVKSRMQMDGLKQRQYRGLLDCMVSSARREGPRVFFRGLTLNSARAFPVNAVTFFSYEHLLLLLG, via the exons ATGCCTGTGGAAGAGTTTGTGGCGGGATGGATCTCTG GAGTTCTGGGCTTGATGCTGGGACACCCCATCGACACAGTGAAG GTCTGGGGCTTCTTTAAGGGAATGAGTTTCCCCATCGGCAGCGTGGCGGTGGTCAACTCGGTCCTCTTCGGAACCTACAGCAACGCCCTGCATCTGCTCAGCTCCGCCTCCCACCAGGACCGCAAGGCCCAGCCCCCCCACTACGGCCTCGTCTTTGTGGCCGGCAGCATCGCGGGGTTCGTGCAG GCCTACTGCTTGGCTCCATTTGACCTCATCAAAGTTCGACTGCAGAACCAGACAGAGCCGCGGACTCGGCCGGGAGTGGCTCCACCCCAGTATAGGGGTCCCCTGCACTGTGCCAGGACCATCCTCCGGGAGGAGGGGCCCCGGGGCTTGTTTCGGGGCTCCTGGGCTCTGGTGCTGAGGGATACTCCTACTCTGggcctctatttcctcacctACGAGGCTCTCAGTCGGTGGCTAACTTCGGACAGTAAGAATCCTG GCTCGGCTACAATGCTGGTGGCTGGGGGCTTTGCGGGGATCATGTCCTGGACCACAGCCACTCCTATGGACGTAGTCAAGTCACGCATGCAGATGGATGGGCTTAAGCAGCGCCAGTACCGGGGGCTGCTGGACTGCATGGTGAGCAGCGCCCGGCGGGAGGGACCGCGGGTCTTCTTCAGGGGCCTGACCCTCAACAGTGCCCGGGCCTTTCCCGTCAACGCTGTGACTTTCTTCAGTTATGAGCATCTCCTCCTGCTCCTGGGCTGA
- the SLC25A45 gene encoding solute carrier family 25 member 45 isoform X1 — MPVEEFVAGWISGVLGLMLGHPIDTVKVRLQTQNTYRGVVDCVIKTYRRESVWGFFKGMSFPIGSVAVVNSVLFGTYSNALHLLSSASHQDRKAQPPHYGLVFVAGSIAGFVQAYCLAPFDLIKVRLQNQTEPRTRPGVAPPQYRGPLHCARTILREEGPRGLFRGSWALVLRDTPTLGLYFLTYEALSRWLTSDSKNPGSATMLVAGGFAGIMSWTTATPMDVVKSRMQMDGLKQRQYRGLLDCMVSSARREGPRVFFRGLTLNSARAFPVNAVTFFSYEHLLLLLG; from the exons ATGCCTGTGGAAGAGTTTGTGGCGGGATGGATCTCTG GAGTTCTGGGCTTGATGCTGGGACACCCCATCGACACAGTGAAG GTTCGGCTGCAGACCCAGAACACCTACCGGGGCGTCGTGGACTGTGTGATCAAGACGTACCGCCGGGAGTCA GTCTGGGGCTTCTTTAAGGGAATGAGTTTCCCCATCGGCAGCGTGGCGGTGGTCAACTCGGTCCTCTTCGGAACCTACAGCAACGCCCTGCATCTGCTCAGCTCCGCCTCCCACCAGGACCGCAAGGCCCAGCCCCCCCACTACGGCCTCGTCTTTGTGGCCGGCAGCATCGCGGGGTTCGTGCAG GCCTACTGCTTGGCTCCATTTGACCTCATCAAAGTTCGACTGCAGAACCAGACAGAGCCGCGGACTCGGCCGGGAGTGGCTCCACCCCAGTATAGGGGTCCCCTGCACTGTGCCAGGACCATCCTCCGGGAGGAGGGGCCCCGGGGCTTGTTTCGGGGCTCCTGGGCTCTGGTGCTGAGGGATACTCCTACTCTGggcctctatttcctcacctACGAGGCTCTCAGTCGGTGGCTAACTTCGGACAGTAAGAATCCTG GCTCGGCTACAATGCTGGTGGCTGGGGGCTTTGCGGGGATCATGTCCTGGACCACAGCCACTCCTATGGACGTAGTCAAGTCACGCATGCAGATGGATGGGCTTAAGCAGCGCCAGTACCGGGGGCTGCTGGACTGCATGGTGAGCAGCGCCCGGCGGGAGGGACCGCGGGTCTTCTTCAGGGGCCTGACCCTCAACAGTGCCCGGGCCTTTCCCGTCAACGCTGTGACTTTCTTCAGTTATGAGCATCTCCTCCTGCTCCTGGGCTGA